The Pedobacter roseus genome contains a region encoding:
- a CDS encoding HD domain-containing protein — protein sequence MQVTIQKTIDFVKETLAHAEAGHDWFHIERVFKTALTINQQENGNEFVVAFAALLHDIADPKFNNGDEELGPNMAASFLKSIEVDAETIEHVKLIIQHMSFKNSFDGAGFTSKEMQIVQDADRLDAIGAIGIARAFTYGGFKNRVLYDPAILPEEHLNKESYKNTTAPTINHFYEKLLLLKDMMNTVAGKKIAIERHNFMLLYLDQFYKEWEGN from the coding sequence ATGCAGGTTACCATCCAGAAAACCATTGATTTTGTAAAAGAAACCTTAGCGCATGCTGAGGCAGGACATGATTGGTTTCACATTGAGCGTGTGTTTAAAACCGCTTTAACCATCAATCAGCAAGAAAATGGCAATGAATTTGTGGTTGCATTTGCTGCATTGCTGCACGATATTGCCGATCCTAAATTTAACAATGGTGATGAAGAATTAGGCCCCAATATGGCAGCTTCCTTCTTAAAATCTATCGAAGTTGATGCAGAGACTATTGAACATGTTAAGCTGATTATTCAGCACATGTCGTTCAAAAATAGTTTTGATGGAGCAGGTTTTACTTCAAAAGAAATGCAAATCGTTCAGGATGCCGATCGCCTGGATGCCATTGGTGCCATTGGTATTGCCAGGGCATTTACTTATGGCGGATTTAAGAACAGGGTGCTTTATGATCCAGCCATCCTACCGGAAGAGCACCTGAACAAAGAAAGTTACAAAAATACCACTGCCCCAACCATTAACCACTTTTACGAAAAACTGCTATTGCTTAAAGATATGATGAATACCGTGGCAGGTAAAAAAATAGCGATAGAAAGGCATAATTTTATGTTATTGTACCTTGATCAGTTTTACAAAGAATGGGAGGGTAATTAA
- a CDS encoding helix-turn-helix domain-containing protein, whose translation MEDVLALKTKNVAGNIRKIREYRDYTQDYLAAKLKISQNAYSKIELGYSKLTIDRLFQIAAILEVEVPHLLTLNHSDLIKIIADDENRAATAS comes from the coding sequence ATGGAAGATGTATTGGCGTTAAAGACAAAAAATGTTGCCGGGAATATTAGAAAAATTAGAGAATACAGAGATTATACTCAAGATTATCTGGCAGCGAAACTGAAAATATCACAAAATGCTTACAGCAAAATTGAGCTCGGATATAGTAAATTAACTATCGACCGTTTATTTCAGATTGCAGCAATTTTAGAAGTTGAAGTACCACATTTATTAACTTTAAATCACAGTGATTTGATCAAAATCATTGCTGATGACGAAAACAGGGCAGCGACGGCAAGCTAA